The DNA segment CTACTTTAGGCAGCTATAAAACAGGAAAATGTGGAAACATTGTCATTTGTtttctattaaaaggtgaatcTCACAACGTTATAGACAGGACAAAAtacgttagggatattggtatttttatgagtgATATCAGTGtggcaataaataaatatatcatggTGATTTCAGATTTTACATATattcctaactatttttgtccagtatatgaaaAGCGACTATAACTGGTATATTATGTGGCTGTTTAAAGTGTTAAACGATAGAGCGATACAGAAACATGGTACTGGCGCCTGGTAGTGGAGAATGGATGTTCTgtcaacactattccagcaatacaatcCTGAAATAATCCagccttgaccagacaataCTGTGATTGCAAACATGattaggtgagtgagtaagtgggtgagtgagtgagtgggtgagtgggtgagtgagtgagtgggtgagtgagtgaagtgaagttttacaccgcattcggtaatatttcagctatacgaCGGTGGTATATAAATAGTCGAGTCAGCACCAGAcaaccaacagcatgagcatcgctcttTGTAAACATGAGCAACGGTCCACATCTTGGTTCCCTCACCACCAAGTGGGTGGTGATGGTCAGCCTCCAGACTCCATCGGGTACAAATCACCCAGAAGATGTTCTGTTACTTCGTATTTTGTATCTTGATGGCTTTGCTCTTTACTCAGATAAAAATCGATTATATATTAACAACTAATGTTACGTCTGGACTACAACTGAAGCCAATATTATGAACGTGCCATGTGTAGGCCATATAAAGCCCGCATTGGCAAGCATGAACCcaatgcaaacaaacaaagtattattcACGTTCATTAGCCATTGAAACATCAACATCTGTTGAATACATGGGTCAATAACATGTATGGACGTTTGTAAAGTTATAAACTCCTGCAGTCAGTTAATAATATATTTGGCAATTTGAAAACCGGCACACGCACACggacacgcacacgcacacggacacgcacacgcacacgcacacgcacacgcacacacacacacactgtgatCAAATGGGTTGACAAACCTTGAGTTCTTTATATGTTTGTTGAGATACACCGGATGTTCTGAGCTCGTCTGAGGGTCCTTCATGCCATGGAGGATTAACGTCGGACAGGTGATGTTCTTCAGTTCCGCCTTGCAGATGTCACCTGACAGAGTGAGTGTGTAAGATGTAGCTGGAAATTGTCACCATTGTTACCTCATCAATCATGTCTGGAATAACAATGCCTGGCCTCCACTTCCATCTGCCATTTTGTGCGTATTAAATACTGATTTCCCTTGTTACATCCTAACCGTTGTTGTTTTCACATAGTTGTTCGTTTCCTcattgtttcattcacctgatggagGAATAAGAATATACTGCCAAAcctatagtgagtgagcgagagagTTTACagatggcggcggtctgtaaaaacaCGTTGAAACGTAGACACCATCACAATAAAGACGTTGAAATCCATCAAATTTTGTCTTTATGAGTTTAAAACCGGGATTcaaatcaactcactcactcactctgactgcCAGTGAACATACCGTTTCTGTGTGCGAGGCAGTTTCTATTTGCTTTTATCCACTTGCTCCAATGAGCCTGGAGGTACTCATGCCCATATATCTGGAAAAACGGCTCCATCCTCTTGGGATTCCAGGTATAAATATCCTCTAGACCTGCAGGAGGCAGCACATAGATTAGCGGAGCATGCAAGAACTCTCACATCATGCGGATGGGGTGTGGTGTTTGGTGTCGGATGGGTTTGTGGGGTGGACGGATGGAGTGGACGTCTCGGGAGGTCAGTTAGAGTTGGCGTGTAAGGGTGTAGAAGTTTGGGATTTGAGTGTCATGTTGGGGTGAGAAGGCCACGGGACGTGTGTAGGTAGGGACTTGGTAGGACACTGGCATGTGGGGTGGAAGGTAGGGGTCAGGGTACCACATACAGGGATGGGGTGTATATGGGCGTTGCATGTGCTGATGTGGCATAGAATGTTGGCGTGGCACGAGAGCTGACGTGAACAGGATGGCTGAATCGTGTATAGAGATCCATGTCAATAATCCTCCACGAGGGATAACGCGGGATAATTCTGATTGGAAATATGATTGATGGGTGTATATATTTATGGGCAGTGTCCTCCTCTGAGGATCAGTGAAACTTGTGACAAATCCACATATAAAATGCTTTTATGTTATCATGTTAAATCATGTGTATTCAAGAAACGCACAGGTGATATTGATAAACTGATTGATTGTTAAAACCGCGCCATtataaatttagaaaaaaagtGGTTCGAAATATGCGCGTGTAGGTCTGAAGATCAAGATTGGTCACTGGCATTGACACTGGCAGCTAAAAGAAAGAATATCGTTATACCGCGACTCACACTGGATGTCTGGAGGCTGGAGAGTCTCAGGCTGCTGTTGCATACCTCGCCAGTGTTCACGTAAGTACCACCAGTCGTTTATGGAACCAGTATCAACAAAGTGATTCTAAGTAAGAATGATTACACAACAGTTCAGGATATGTACATCAGGGTACTTCATATATCAACTGCAGCTGAAAATGCAGCTGTAAGTGTTGTGCCTAGTTTGAAGAGAACTCTCGCAAGAGACAGAAGACACTATTTTGGTCCAATAGTGCAATATCGTTCGAGTCTGGATCTACAGAACTGGTGACATGCGTTGGCGGATCCAGAGGGGGTTGAAGAACTGTCGATATTGTATTGGGAGTGCCATGATGCGGGAAGCCCTATCCTACATGCCTAACTTTCAACTGTAATTCAACTGTTATTCCATACAGAGATGAAATCTTCAGGATTTAAATGGTTCAGATCACTGATCGCCAGAGAGAGTTGTTCCAGCAGACTAATGACAGGTCTCACATAGCACGTGCAACTACTGAGCATCTTAAGAAGGAGAACATTACTGTCCTTCCAAACCGTCTTCAAAACGGCCCAACCTCAACCCCATCGAGCATTTGTGGGATGACCTTGGGCAAACGTCAACCGGCGCCCCAGATGTTAGGTCAACTGCCGTATGCATTACAAGAGGAATGTGCCAGAATTACAATCAGTCACTTATTCCGCCCATGCCGAGAAGTCCAGAGCAGTGCTGGAATCTCATGGTGGTCACAAGAAACATTGAACACAACACTCAATTGTGAACGGACGCCTTCACTTATTTACCTTTTCATAATCTATACATGTTAACAGACTGTTGTCTGCTTTTTCATACTGTGACATTTGGCAGGAACCAATTCAGAATTGCAGGTGATATCTCATGTTAAAGTTTAAATTCTTGAAATTACACCAGCGCATTTCTATTTTGAGAGAGTACACATTAAACGTCAAAGTATTACAAGGCAACCCTTTTCATCCATGTTTTAccattttgtttctgtattcGACCCATTAACCAATCCAAGGAACCACTTTTAAAAAGTATGTTGACAATTTGTCCCACCGATTGTACAATGTTGTGGTAGAAAAGAGTGTGAACCTCGCTGTGCCTTGATATCCTTCTCAATAATGTAGGAACTGGCTCCCCACACGACCAGCTTCCGCAGATGTTCTGGGTATTGTGCCGCGAGGATCAAACCAGTAGTTCCACCATCGCTGAAGCCAAGCACAGAAAACTTCTTCCGTCCCAAAGTCTGGAAGTTAACATCAGTTCCTTTATAttactactgcttgacaagtattagatgagccacgacctgacaactgacccgaatttgcatatatggggaCGCCCTCCAGAAcgttccatttgaaacaagagggaaacagtttgtcgtctaaatattgaaaagttcaatttccttgtgcgaatcgtgtcgtgatggtgttttgctgaactacatcactctacgagacacgtgttaatcGTCTCTTCTTGTGAGACCCGTGGcggtccagggtagaacaggccttcagcaacccatgctcgccataaagggcgactatgcttgttgtaataggcttttaacgggatcgggtggtcaggttcactgacttggttgacacatgtcatcggtttccaattgcacatatgatcatgctgttgatcactgatcaGACTCGATTACTGACATCCCGGCGCCATATAGcaggcatattgctgagtgtggcgtaaaactaaattcactcacttactcttctTGTGAATTGACTGCTGACATATTGATGTGTCAGGATCTAGTGGTTCGTATGTATCACTGGTGAGATGTTCTAATACAACATTCAGATCCCAAGCTGGTGCCTTAAACTTTGAAATTCGTAGTTTGTCCTCCAACTTTAACGAACGCAGCAAGACGAGTAATTCTGGCGCTTTCGTCAGCTTTATGCATGCGTTCATGGTGATAATCGAGCTGAGGGCCACCATGCAGGTAAGTCGATGATGTGGAACCTGTGAGTCCACTAGTATGTCGTAAATGACATCTTGTGAATTGACTGCTGACATATCGGTGTGGATATATAGATCTACTAGCGTCCTGCTAGTGTCTAATGCAACTTTAGCCAAGACTGTCCCAAGTTGCGACCCTTCCCATGCACAAGTATTTCTTGAGGTCATAATTATCAATGCTAGCCTATTTGAGACGTGCACATGGACTTTCAGTCAGAGAGAGCTTCTTGGTCCCTATTTACAAGTCACGTGACAAAAGGGTGAATGTAACTCCTCGCCTTTGTGGAACCGCTAGTTGTTCTGTGACAACAAGTGCCCGAGACGTCTTCTATATCCATGTCCCTGAGGTAGAGGTTGGCAAACACCGTATCCGATCTCCAAAACCAGCCTCCATCATAGATGTGAGCGAGTAACTGCCTCGTAAAGCGAGTATCTGGACGTGAGATCCCGTGGATTTAGCTCCTCGACTGTGCCTTTTTCCCTGTAAGTTCTGTATGTTGTGCGCTAGTTTGTCCACTTGATCCTATGCATACACGAAGAGAGTTGTGTCTCTTGTGAGAGACGGTGTGGCCTTTAGTTGGATCCTGTAGCCCCTTCTAAGTATCTGAGAGACGTAATCGTTGTGGAGGATGCCCCAACTTTTGCGGTAGCGTTGCAGACGTCCACTCACTGGTGATGGTTGCACAGGAATGGCTGGGGGTGGAAGGTTGCAGTTGTTCTGAACCTGATGTTCATCGCTACTGTCCTCTTGCACCGTTGGAAGGGCGTCCTTTCCCAAGGAAGCTCTTGTTCTTTCTGGTCGAGCAGTGAAAGGATCCCTTGTTGCTCCTGAGGTTTGTGTGCCTCTTGTTCCTGGCTTTCTGGACTCCAGAAACTTTTGATTCATTGGAGTAACGCTGTGACGTCTGCCAAATAACACTGACCAAGGTATCAATGGACTTAATCTTCATGACTTCATGTGAGTCATCTTGGCGACCTCCTCAGTCCTTCCACTGAAGACTGTTGGTGATGACCAAAGGGGCCTGTAATAATGGCTCTCTCAGGAGTCAATCCAACGGATGTAGAGGCCAGGTGGTCGACCATAAATTGTTGATCCTTCTTTTGCGTGGTGTAATCTGAGATGATCATTGTATCCTCTTCATTCTAAGGATTCCAAAACGGGAGATGAGCACCTCATTAAGAGCCTGGGACCGTGGAAGTCTGCAGAAGGTCCGCCTGCTAGTGGTGTCCAATTGTGCCATCCATTCATCATCCTATGACAGTAGCTTTCATGAATGGCTACATGTGATGAATAGGAAATCTCAGCGCATTAAACTACCTTATGTGTTGGTTCTGATACTTCGTTCCAATGCTGAAGACTGTAGTGAGACTGTCAGAGACAGTAGTTAGGTGGAAGGGTTAGTGAGTCGAAGTCATTGTCCACCATCTTGTAAGTAATTGGATTCCTTACACGGGGATGACGTCCAAGCCGGGGATGACTTCATTCGGGAGTGCATTCTCCCCAGCGGATCCTTTGTGCAAGGCTACAGTCATCGTCAGTGACTGAAGTTTCCTCTGCAAAGCAGTGCTCCATGATGTTCATCATTTGCTCTGTGAACTGTTGCATGAAGATCCCTGTGTGGAAGGTCTGTGTACCATGCTGTAGCTGCATCTGGGCAGATGATGTATCTGAGTTGTCGAGGTTACCCGTAGAAGTGCCAGTTATCTGTGTTGTTAGAAGGCCACCCTGAAGGTCTAGTAGATGTAGACTGGTGAGATGCTTTACTGACGACTGATAACTCGGGAAACAGTCGAGGAGGCTCATCAAATATGTCGACCTGTCCAGCGGGACGATCTCCTCGTTGTAGAGTTGGACCTCGATGTAGAGTTAGAGTGTGGCTTCAATGAAGATTTGGCAGCTGAAATACTTCGTCCTCGATGACGTGGATGACTTCAACGTCTTAGCTTGTGATGACCCCAAGTCCGATGATGACCTCTTTTGGGACTTGGCTACTACCTCCACACTGTCGTGGCTTGTGGCTCTGCCCCAGGCTATTCACTagaaatatgaacataaacagcaGATAACATACTGTTACTAGATCCTCTAACAACCGATTTACCAGACACGACTTAAGAGTGCCTTGTAATTTTGTCCCTTGCGATTGGGgggagagtgacaagcatggcatgTCTTTCGTGACCGATAAGGGTGTCAATAATGAAGGTAGGCTACTCGTGGTTGAGTGTGATTGTTCATCCGCTTccagaagggaacttcaaagggatttcaagtgttccactatcattcAAAAAGACAtaggagtcagtgagtgagtgagtgagtgagtgattttagttttacgccgcacactaTATGTCAGCGGTCTATAAatatcgagtctgaaccagacaatccagtgatcaacagcatgggcatcgatctgcgcaattaggaacctatgacatgtgtcaagcaagtcagcgagtctgaccacccatgCCTTTAGTCGCCTGACGCCGGACATTTACGGGTCTAAAGAGGGAGGAGATAAACACAATAGCATGAATCAGGATAAGGAAATATAGTTCATATATGAAGGAATAAATCATACTAAAATGGTTAGTACAAGGTAGATAATATGGGCGAATACCATAAAGGGCAGGTTGCGTAACTGTCCGGACCATAGGAACCTTATCTTTGTGCCCGACGTGTTTATTGTAGGTGTAGTCTGGcacaaaaaaacccactgtGAACGTATATTCTGGGCACAATTGCACTTCCTGATTGCTACATGCCCTGCAAAATACGCTTACTGACGTCATGAACTGATCGCATCGAACAGCTCTGGGATAAAAATCATCTAGCCTTGAGACGTCAAAGCAAGAATGTTCGAGCGGTGGGCGCCATGTTAGTataacagtggcacaagctgcCTAATACTGCGTTCAAGGATATTACGTTTGGACGAAAGGGGGATGCTGGAGCCACCAGTGGAACTGTGGTATCAGTCACTGCATTGGAGTTGAAAATCGGTGTATCACATTTGGACATTTCAACATTCAGCATGACATTCCTCAATGTAATAACAAGTATCGAGACATTACGAATGGTAATCAGTTACTGACATAGAAAATAAACTGATCTGAAATTCCAACTGTACATTCATGACAGCAACTGCATCTTGTGCATCTCGATGGCGGAAATTGTCTGGCCAGTCACGCTCAGGGGGAATACTTCGTCCATAACCTCGAGGATCAAAGCCAAATACTGTGAACTTTTCTGGATTCATCTTCTCTAGCTGGTTACTAAGGTCTGTCTCAGAGGAGCCTGTAATCAGAttgcaagtcaaaacattgattacacaaagtctcgtttcctgctgactgggttccgtcccaTTGCGCAACTTAGTACAATAACGAGTCTAGAATTTTTAGACCAACTCATTCAACTGGATACTTAATCattaatcagtattatttcTTATGTGTAATTAGCTGTACATTGCAAGACTACGCTCCATCTATTCGTTGCAAACACGTCGTGCAGGGTATTCTGCCGTTCAACGAGCTCTGAGAAACGGAAAtttggaaatcgtggaaatatcCAAACGAGGGTTGGTGGTCTGGTACGGACTTGATATTTTATTAATCAGGTTGTTCGTTGCAAAAAATATATTCGATAGTCGCAaagaacacataacaggtgtaaccagtgagccatgtgaattgtgaatcattgtacgaCCTCTTTAAACAGGGACAGTCTGTTACGTACGTGTTAGTTACTATTTGTtaatttttatctttttatttcaaagaaaatagTTAAGGCCATACTACCTAAACCTCGCCATAAAATGTAGAAATagaaaaaagtttaaaattaagaTTCATTTGTAATTACCATTTCCTAAAGCAAGGGACTGGAAAGCCGTCAACCAAAGTTCTTTGTAGTGTCTCTTTTCAacttcacacgagaaaattcggatcggctgaatcAGTTTCTGAGACTCGTGCTTCAGTTCGTAaatatgtgagtgtgtgagtgattgagtgcgtaattgagtgagtgattgagtgagtgagagattgACGACTGACTTacttactgactgactgagtgcgtgagtgagtgcgtgggtGAGTGAACTACTCACTGACGGAGGCACACATAAAATGACTGGCTGAcggagtgagagagagagagtgagtgagtgactaggTTATTGAGCTATGGTGTATGCATGCACTACCTTACAATATTGTTGTGGACAGGCAAACCAATGGTAGGACGAGGAATTGCTTATACCACGCTCTGACTTTCACTATTGGCTTACAAACTGTGACAGCTTGATTCGCATTGGGTATAAGTGAGTGGGAGAGCCGGCAAACAACTCTTTTTTCCTCttggaacagtatttcagtttcaaTCTCCCTTGTCTTCGATGTTAACACCTCGCCATACAAAAGGGGTAGGTGGGTGGGGCATTTCTGGACATCATTGCACTCCTGGGTGTACAACAGCACCGAGGACCCCGTCACAAAATACAACTGGAACATCTGGCTAAAGTACAACATCATAGAAACAGCTTCCAACGTACCCAAGGCTCCCGGCAGTAACAGGACAGTATGATCCCCGTATCCAGACTGTTCACAATGAAACTCCACTCCATTTGCCTTGACTTGTAGCGAGACTCTACGGGCTGAATACAATCTGCAAAAAGGATTAAACAAAGTACCGTTTATTCAAGAAATACTATTCCTATACCCTAacgtatagtgtaataaagtacaGAGTTGCTCTGAACTGTTTGTGTTAAATCACGAGGGGTGTTTGAATCGTatcatgtttgttattttgagTAATGAATAAACCTCCTCCGCTGTCAACATGAAAGCTAAAATAagacatatgctacgattaaaacacATTCTAGTTGTACTACTGTCCGTTGCTGGCAGATTGTGTAATGAAACTATATTTCTTACCAATTAATTGTCACgatggctgaaatactgtcaCTAGTagcctcaactcactcactcactcactcactcactcactcgctgtcaCATACATGGACATGGTATGTGAAAAGCGTATGccgtttatatataaataacaatAGCTACCtattcggcataaataacacAAGGCAGACTCACTCCCACGACTGAttatactaaaatgaaataatacTGAAATGCTCCTGAAATAACAAAGGCGCCGTAGCATCCTGCATATtttggtttgcagttgtttcacTCGGCAACGAAATGTGACGTTCCTGCTGTCCTTCATGGTTTACgttaatcacagatgtaattaaaacatgtcagagaagatatttaaaagaaa comes from the Haliotis asinina isolate JCU_RB_2024 chromosome 12, JCU_Hal_asi_v2, whole genome shotgun sequence genome and includes:
- the LOC137257545 gene encoding valacyclovir hydrolase-like yields the protein MDIFTGCLSLSAQQWLRLLPQNSKTAFRKQFHHNVRLYSARRVSLQVKANGVEFHCEQSGYGDHTVLLLPGALGSSETDLSNQLEKMNPEKFTVFGFDPRGYGRSIPPERDWPDNFRHRDAQDAVAVMNTLGRKKFSVLGFSDGGTTGLILAAQYPEHLRKLVVWGASSYIIEKDIKAQRGLEDIYTWNPKRMEPFFQIYGHEYLQAHWSKWIKANRNCLAHRNGDICKAELKNITCPTLILHGMKDPQTSSEHPVYLNKHIKNSRLHNVPEGDHYIHIKKADEFNKMVEDFLLE